The DNA sequence TGGTGCTCGCCATTCTCATCTTCGGCCCGGACAAGCTGCCCAAGGTCATCCAGGACGTCACGGGCGTCATCCGGAAGATCCGCGCGTTCTCCGACAGCGCGAAGCAGGACATCCGCTCCGAGCTCGGCCCGGAATTCAAGGACTTCGAGTTCGAGGACCTGAACCCGAAGAACTTCATCCGCAAGCAGCTGACCGAGAACGAGGACCTGAAGGAGATCCGGAGCAGCTTCGATCTCCGCAAGGAACTGAACGACGTCACCGACGCGGTCAACGGCAAGGAATCCGAAGCGGCCGCGGCCGCCGGCGGAGCCCTCCCGGCCGCCACGCCGGGCGCCGGACCGGACATGGTCAAGAAGCCCGCGACCCCGGCGCAGGAGCAGCTCACGCGCTTCGACGCCGACGCGACCTGACGCCACCCGGGACCACGCGCGCGCCTGCCTGCCCGGTGAACCGCGGTCGGATGGCTATCCTCCTTTGAGTCCGGACCCAGGACGCCCGAGGGGGGTGGGCCGTTCCGGATCCCACGGAACGAGAGGCCGCTCAGATGGAGACGACGAGCAGTAGCCGGGTAGGCACACAGCCCGCCGAGGCACAGACGCCCGCACCCCAGGACCCTCCGCAGTCCCCGGACGCGGCCGCCCCGCCCGTCCCTGCCGCCCGCCGGGCGGCCGAGGGGTACCTGCGGGCCGACTTCCCCTGGTACGGGCTGGACGGTGCCTTCACCGGCCCCCGCTGGCTGATGCAGGTCGCCGCAGGCGCCGACGGCAGCGTGGAACACGGCTCGACCGGTCACGGGGACGAGCCCTCCGCCCGCGGCGAGATCGCCACCGGGGAGAAGGAGCGCTTCGCGGTGGTCGTGACCGTGGCCAGCAACCCGCTGCGGCGCACCGCCGACGGCACCGGCGTCCTGGAGGCCACCTCGGTCTCCTCGGCGGCCTGGCTGGCCGGCTCGGGGCTGCTGGCCTACAGCTGGCCGGGGCAGATGGACCACAGCCTGCGCGACGACTGGCTCGACCAGCAGACCGAGGCCGCGTGGGAACTCGCCGACGACCTCGCGGGGCCGGACTGGTCGACGCTGTCGCTGCCGGTGGACGGGGAGCCGACGCCGTTCCACTACCGCGAGTCGGAGTTCGGGTGGGTCCTCGCCGGATCGACCGGGAGCGGGGTGCACTTGGGTGCGTACGGGCGCGGGATGAGCGCGTACGGGCTCGGCTTCTCGGTGATCGGGGACCTGGCGGCGTACGAGTAGGAAACAAGAGCGGGACACGAGAGCGGGACACAAGAGCAGGACACGCAAAGGGGGCTCAGCGAGGGAATTCCCTCGCTGAGCCCCCTTTGCGCGCGTGCGTCAGAACTTGTTGCGCGGGGTGATCCCCAGGGACATGCCGGCCAGGCCGCGGGCGCGGCCGCCGAGCTTGCCCGCGATGGCGCGCAGGGCCGCGCCGGCGGGGGAGTCGGGGTCGGACAGGACGACCGGGGTGCCGTCGTCGCCGCCCTCGCGCAGGCGGACGTCGATCGGGATCGAGCCCAGCACCGGCACGTTCGCGCCGATCGTCTTGGTCAGGCCGTCGGCGACCTTCTGGCCACCGCCGGAGCCGAACACGTCGACCATCTCGTCGCAGTGCGGGCAGGGCAGCCCGGACATGTTCTCCACGACGCCGACGATCTTCTGGTGGGTCTGCACGGCGATCGAGCCGGCCCGCTCCGCGACCTCGGCCGCCGCCTGCTGCGGGGTGGTCACGACGAGGATCTCGGCGTTCGGCACGAGCTGGGCCACGGAGATCGCGATGTCGCCCGTGCCCGGCGGCAGGTCGAGCAGCAGGACGTCCAGGTCGCCCCAGTACACGTCGGCCAGGAACTGCTGGAGGGCCCGGTGCAGCATGGGACCGCGCCACACCACGGGCGCGTTGCCCGGGGTGAACATGCCGATGGAGATGACCTTCACGCCGTGCGCCGACGGCGGCATGATCATGTTCTCGACCTGGGTGGGGCGGCCCTCCACACCGAGCATGCGCGGCACGCTGTGGCCGTAGATGTCGGCGTCGACGACGCCGACCTTCAGGCCGTCGGCCGCCATCGCCGCCGCGAGGTTCACGGTGACCGAGGACTTGCCGACGCCGCCCTTTCCGGAGGCGACCGCGTAGACGCGGGTCAGCGAGCCGGGCTGGGCGAAGGGGACCTCGCGCTCGGCGGTGCCGCCGCGCAGGGTCGCCGCGAGGTCCTTGCGCTGCTCGTCGCTCATCACGTCCAGGGTGACGGCGACCGAGGTCACGCCGGGGACGCCCTGCACGGCCTCGGTGACCAGGTTGGTGATGGTCTCGCGCATGGGGCAGCCCGACACGGTCAGGAACACGGTGACGGCGACCTCGCCGCCGTCACCGATCTCCACCGATTTGACCATGCCCAGCTCGGTGATGGGCCGGTGGATCTCGGGGTCGTTCACCGTTGCCAGCGCGTCCAGGATCGCGTCCTGCTCGGGCACGGCGGCGGCGTCGGCGGAGCTTGTGTCGGTAGCCATGCCCCGATGGTACGGCGCGGTGGCGGGCCTCAGGAAAGCCCGCTAGCGGTCGCCTTCGTCACTCTCGAGCGGGAATAGCCGCCGTTCGTCCATCTCCTTGATCAGATCCTGGAACTCGGACCGGATCCAGTCGCGCGTGGCGACCTCTCCCAGGCCCATCCGCAGCGCCGCGATCTCCCGGGTCAGGTACTCGGTGTCGGCCAGCGAGCGTTCGTTCTGCTTGCGGTCCTGCTCCAGGTTGACCCGGTCCCGGTCGTCCTGGCGGTTCTGCGCCAGCAGGATCAGCGGGGCCGCGTAGGAGGCCTGGAGCGACAGCATCAGGGTCAGGAAGATGAAGGGGTACTGGTCGAAGCGCACGCTCTGGGGCGCAAAGATGTTCCAGAGCACCCAGATGATGATGACGACGGTCATCCAGACGATGAACCGGCCCGTGCCGAGGAACCGCGCGACCCGCTCCGAGAGCCGCCCGAAGGCTTCCGGGTCGTACTCGGGCAGCAGCCTCCGGCGGGCCGGGCGCGGCAGGTCGAGGCGGGTGCGCGAGCGCGACAGCGCGCTCGATCCCGTCGCCTGGCCGGCCTTCGCCCGCTCGCCGCGCTCGAAAGAGGAACGTTCCGCCCGCTCCGCGGCCGCCTCCGCCAACCCGTACTCGCGGGCCTGCGCCCGCGCCTGCTCGCGCCGTTCCCGGATCTGCTCCTTGCGCCGCTCGCGCGGCTGCTCGCCGCGCCCCCGCTCAGTTCCCACGGAGGGCCCCTTCCGCACGCTCGGAATCCTCGGGACCCCCGGGGCCCTCCGAGTGGAAGTCCGTCTCCCGCCAGTCGTCCGGCAGCAGGTGGTCCAGTACGTCGTCGACGGTGACCGCACCCAGCAGCGAGCCGCTCTCGTCGACGACCGGGACCGCGACCATGTTGTACGCGGCCAGGTAGCTGGTCACCACCGGCAGCGAGGCGTCCGGCCGCAGCGGCGCCAGCCCCGTGTCCACGATCGAGCTGACCAGGGTGAACGGCGGATCGCGCAGCAGCCGCTGGAAGTGCACCGTGCCCAGGTACTTGCCCGTGGGGGTCTCGTCCGGCGGCCGGCACACGTACACCTGCGCCGCCAGCGCCGGCGACAGGTCCGACTGCCGTACGCGGGCCAGCGCGTCGGCGACCGTAGCGTCGGGCCGCAGCACGATCGGCTCCGTGGTCATCAGACCGCCCGCGGTGTTCTCCTCGTACGACAGCAGGCGCCGCACGTCGGCGGCGTCGTCCGGCCGCATCAGCGTCAGCAGCCGCTCCTTGTCGTCCTCCGGCAGCTCCGAGAGCAGGTCGGCCGCGTCGTCCGGGTCCATCGCCTCCAGGACGTCGGCCGCGCGCTCCTCCTTCAGCTTCCCGAGGATCTCCACCTGCTCGTCCTCGGGCAGTTCCTCCATGACGTCCGCGAGCCGGTCGTCGTCCAGTGCGCTCGCCACCTCGGCACGCCGCTTCGGCGTCAGGTGGTGCAGGACGTTCGCCACGTCCGCGGGGCGCATCTGCTCGAAGGTGGCGACCAGGTTCTCGGCGCCCTGCCCGTGCTCCTCCAGCGAGAAGCCGGTCACCGCCGACCACTCCACGGTCAGGGTCTCGCCGCGCCGCCGCAGCGCGCCCGACTTGCCCTTCCGTACGAAGATCCGGTCGATCTCCCAGTCGCGGCGGGCCGGCAGCTGCTGGATGGCCACGTCCAGGACGGTGACCTCCTCGTCGTCCGCGACCAGGCGCACCCGCCGGTCCAGCAGTTCGCCGAGGATCAGCCGCTCGGTGGGACGCTGCTCGAAGCGCCGCATGTTGACCACGCCGGTGGTGATCACCTGGCCGGACTCGACGCCCGTCACCCGGGTCATGGGCAGGAAGATCCGCCGACGGCTGACGACCTCGACCACCAGACCGAGCAGCCGGGGCGGCCGCCCGCCCACGCGCAGCATCGCGACGAGGTCGCGTACCCGGCCCACCTGGTCGCCGTTGGGGTCGAAGACGGGCACACCCGACAGATGCGAGACGAAGATCCGTGGGGCGCCTGCCGCCATCCGAGCGCCTCCTACGAGCTGCGTCATCCGTCGATCACCGGTACTGCCGCCCTCAGGTTAGCCCGTACCGCACGCAACCTCCTGGTGGGGCCGTCCGCCCGGGCATCCCCCCGGCGTCCCCACGGCGTCCGCGCGGCGCCCCCGCGGCCTCCGTACGCGCGTCCCCACGAGCTGCGCACGGGCGCCGCGCGGAGGGCCGCGTACGGGCGGGTACGCTGCCAGCTGCTCGCCGACGCAACGAGAGGGGCACCTGCCCGTGACCGCCTATTTCCCCGCCCCGCGGCTGCGCCGGGCCGCCTTCGTCAGTGCCCTCTGCGCGGGCCTGGCCGTCGTCGGCACGGGGTGCGGGGCGGACCCCGACGAGGGGACGAACGGGGTCGGCAAACTGTCCGCCGACCAGATCGAGGACAAGGCGAAGACGGCCGTCACCGGGGCCCAGTCGGTCCACCTCTCCGGCACGCTCGTCAGCGGCGGCAAGTCCTTCACACTGGACATGCGGCTCGGGGCGGACGGCGGCTCCGGCGAGGTGAAGTCCCAGGACGACACCACCTTCCAGCTGCTGCGGGTCGGGGAGCAGCTCTACCTCAAGGCGGGCGCCGCGTTCTGGGGGCAGTCCGAGGCGGCCGGCAAGCTCGGCGACAAGTTCGTGAAGGTGCCCGAGGGCGACCCCTCGTACAAGCAGTTCCGCGGTTTCACCGACATGCAGGTCATGCTCGACGGGCTGCTCGGGCTCGACGGGAAGCTCACCAAGGGCGAGGACTACACCAAGGTCGGGCCCACCCGGGCGGTCCAGGTCTCGGCGGACAAGGGCAAGGGCGGCAAGCTGACGGTCTCCCTGGAGGGCACCCCCTACCCGCTCCTCATGGAACGCGCGGGCGGCGCCGGCCGGGTGACCCTCGCGGAATGGGGCGCGCCGGTCGAGCTGACCGCGCCCGAGCCGGACCAGACGGTGGACTACGGTTCCGAACTGCCCACGACCAAGGAGCAGGCGGGCGGCACCGGCCAGGGCTCGGGGCAGGGCTCCGGCCAGGGCGCGAACCCGCAGGGCTAAGCCGGCGTAGATCCCCGGCGGGCCGCCAGCCCTAGCGGGTCGCCTTCTTCTTCCGCTTCAGCAGCAGCTTCGGCAGCCCGGCCGGGATGGGCCGGCGGGTCGTCGCCGGGGAGCCCAGCGGAGCCGCCGCCAGCGAACCCTCGGGGAGGGCGGCCCGGACCGCCTCCGGCTCCAGGCGCAGCAGCCGGCACTCCCGCGCCCAGCGCTCGGTCATCTCGGCGGAGTCGGGCGCGTTGAGCCGCTTGCCCTTGAGCTCGGCCACCGCGGCCTCCCACGGCTCGCTGCCGGGCACGAGCTCGCGTACGGTCGCCGTCCACGCGACGAGCCGGCCGCCCTTGTCCTTGCTGCGCACGGTCACCTCGGCCGCCGCCCCGTCCGAGAGCCCCGGGAACGGCTGCTCCCCGGGCCCGTCGCCGAGCACGTGCGCCGCGCCGTCCACCCAGGCGTGCCACAGGCCGCGGTCGGCCCCGGAGCCGCGGACCCAGATGAGGCCGGACTTCTTGGTGGCCTCCTCGACGAGGGCCAGATCGAGCGCGCTGAGAGTCATGCGCACAGGGTAGCCAGCGCCTCCCGCACGCTCACAGCCAGCCGTGGCGGCGCAGGGCCCGGTGGATGGTGAAGCAGGTCCCGGCGATGGCGGCCATCACCATCGGGTAGCCGTAGCGCCACTGGAGCTCCGGCATGTGCTCGAAGTTCATCCCGTACACCCCGCAGATCATCGTGGGCACGGCGATGATCGCCGCCCAGGAGGTGATCTTGCGCATGTCCTCGTTCTGCGCGACGGTCGCCTGCGCCAGGTTGGCCTGGAGGATGGAGTTCAGCAGCTCGTCGAAGCCGACGACCTGCTCGTGCACGCGGGCCAGGTGGTCGGCGACGTCGCGGAAGTACTTTTGGATGTCGGGCTCCACCAGCCGCATCGGGCGCTCGCTGAGCAGCTCCATGGGACGCAGCAGCGGGGAGACGGCCCGCTTGAACTCCAGCACCTCGCGCTTGAGCTGGTAGATGCGGCCCGCGTCGCCGCCGCGCGCGGCGCCCTTGGCGGGGGCGGCGAAGACCTCGCTCTCCACCTCGTCGATGTCGTCCTGCACGGCCGCGGCGACAGCGATGTACCCGTCGACCACGTGGTCGGCGAGGGAGTGCAGGACGGCGGACGGCCCCTTGGCGAGGAGCGCCGGGTCGTCCTGGAGGCGGTGCCGCAGGCCCTTGAGGGAGCCGTGGCCGCCGTGCCGGACGGTGATGACGAAGTCGGGGCCGGTGAAGCACATCACCTCGCCGGTCTCCACCACCTCGCTGGTGGCGGTGAGTTCGGCGTGCTCGACGTAGTGGATCGTCTTGAAGACGGTGAAGAGGGTGTCGTCGTAGCGCTCCAGCTTCGGCCGCTGGTGCGCGTGCACCGCGTCCTCCACGGCGAGCGGGTGCAGCCCGAACACGGCGGCGATCCCCGCGAACTCGGCCTCCGTCGGTTCGTGCAGACCGATCCACGCGAAACCGCCGTCCTCGCGGACCTCGCGCAGCGCCTCACGGGGCGTCAGGCAGGAGGCCCCCCGCGCACGCACGTCGCGCCGCCCGTCGCGGTAGACGGCGCAGTCGACCACCGCGCTGTTCGCGGACGGGTCGCGGGTGGTGTCGTATCCGGGCTGGGCCGGGGTGGACCTGCGCAGCGCGGGGCGGACGGCGGCACGGAGGTAGGGCAGCATCGACATGGCAGGCTCCTTCGCGCGCACGGCTGCGGACCGTACGGGTGGGAGGTCCTTCCGGACGGCACGCTCACCCGGTCGGCAGTCCGGGCGGGCAGGCGGAAGGATCAGGACGGGAGGACACAGTTCTTCCGTCGCTCTTCGACCGATCCGACGTGTCGATTCAAAGACGCGCGGATCAAAGGGGGCGCGGCGCGCCCGTCGGCGAAGTGGAAGAGCGAGAGGTACCGCACGTACTGTGCGATCGACTTCGATGCACCGCAGCCCCACCTCCTCCGGCCGGTCCCCCGTAGGGGACGTCCTGTCGCCGGGGCACTGAAACTTCTCTTCTGAGAGCGTCCCCGACCAGCGGTCAACGATATCAGCCGACGGATGGTCAAGAGCCGCTCTTTACCCGGCTGATACGAGTTCTATGCTCGGTCCATGGCAGAAATTCTGGCCCTTGTGGAAGCCCGGCTGCGCGCCGCCCTCGGCGAACCCGATGCCCGCGCCGCCGTCACCTTCCTGGGCACCGACCGTTTCGAAGTCCTCCGCTTCACCGAGGGCGAGCTCGTGCGGTACGCGACCCTCGGCATGTCCGCCCAGCCCATGACCGATCCGACGGCGGTGGTCTCCGACCCGGTCCGCGGCCCGCGGGCGGAGCTCGTCCTGACCGTACGGGGCGGGCTCGCGCCCACCGACAAGCTGCTGCGGCCGCTGGCCGTACTGGCGGCCTCGCCCCAGGTGGAAGGACTCGTCGTGACGCCCGGCGCCTCGCTGGACGTGGGCGAACCCCTCTGGGACGGGGCGCCGTTCACCTCCGTCCTCGTGGCGGAGCCCGGCGGTCTGGTGGAGGACCTCGCCCTTGACGACCCCATGGACCCCGTCTCCTTCTTCCCGCTCCTCCCGATGACGGCGAACGAGGCGGCGTGGAAGAGGGTCCACGGCGCCGCCGCCCTGCAGGAACGCTGGCTCGCGCGCGGCACCGATCTGCGGGACCCTCTGCGTACGGCAGTCGCACTGGACTGAGCATCCGGCCGCCGCCCGGCCGCCCGGACGGGTGAGCGCGTCTTGACGGGGCGCGCGGCGGGGAGGAGCGTGGCTTCTTATGAGGGGCGAACCGAGTTGCCCGAAGTGTGGTGGCCGGGTCAGGGCGCCCGGTCTTTTCGCCGACTCCTGGCAGTGTGCGGTGCACGGCACCGTCCATCCCCTGCAGCCCGTGATCCCGCCGAGCGTCGAAGGTCTGGGCGTGGTGGTGAACCGGGCGCAGGTACCGGTGTGGATGCCCTGGCCGCTGCCCGTCGGCTGGCTGTTCACCGGAGTCGCCTCGGCCGGTGACGACCGCAGCGGCGGCCGGGCCACCGCCGTGGCCTGCTCGGGTCCCGGCCCGCTCGGCGGCATCGGCGAGCTGCTGCTGATCGCCGAGGAGCTGGGCGTCGGCCTGGGCGCGCGGTTCGCCGGTCTCGACGCCCCCGACCCCGGCCGCTACATGAACGTCTCCGCTCCGCCGCACGCCAAGGTGGTCGCCGCCGGGCGCCCGACACCCCTCTGGCACGTCACCGGCGTCCCCGAGGACCGGGCCGTCTTCGCAGGCGAGGCGCGCGGGCTGTGGCTGTGGGCGATCGTCTGGCCGGAGCAGTCGGGCCTGCTGATGTACGACGAA is a window from the Streptomyces sp. NBC_01244 genome containing:
- a CDS encoding sec-independent translocase, producing the protein MFNDIGALELVTIVVLAILIFGPDKLPKVIQDVTGVIRKIRAFSDSAKQDIRSELGPEFKDFEFEDLNPKNFIRKQLTENEDLKEIRSSFDLRKELNDVTDAVNGKESEAAAAAGGALPAATPGAGPDMVKKPATPAQEQLTRFDADAT
- a CDS encoding Mrp/NBP35 family ATP-binding protein; this translates as MATDTSSADAAAVPEQDAILDALATVNDPEIHRPITELGMVKSVEIGDGGEVAVTVFLTVSGCPMRETITNLVTEAVQGVPGVTSVAVTLDVMSDEQRKDLAATLRGGTAEREVPFAQPGSLTRVYAVASGKGGVGKSSVTVNLAAAMAADGLKVGVVDADIYGHSVPRMLGVEGRPTQVENMIMPPSAHGVKVISIGMFTPGNAPVVWRGPMLHRALQQFLADVYWGDLDVLLLDLPPGTGDIAISVAQLVPNAEILVVTTPQQAAAEVAERAGSIAVQTHQKIVGVVENMSGLPCPHCDEMVDVFGSGGGQKVADGLTKTIGANVPVLGSIPIDVRLREGGDDGTPVVLSDPDSPAGAALRAIAGKLGGRARGLAGMSLGITPRNKF
- a CDS encoding DUF1003 domain-containing protein; amino-acid sequence: MSRSRTRLDLPRPARRRLLPEYDPEAFGRLSERVARFLGTGRFIVWMTVVIIIWVLWNIFAPQSVRFDQYPFIFLTLMLSLQASYAAPLILLAQNRQDDRDRVNLEQDRKQNERSLADTEYLTREIAALRMGLGEVATRDWIRSEFQDLIKEMDERRLFPLESDEGDR
- a CDS encoding magnesium transporter MgtE N-terminal domain-containing protein — its product is MAAGAPRIFVSHLSGVPVFDPNGDQVGRVRDLVAMLRVGGRPPRLLGLVVEVVSRRRIFLPMTRVTGVESGQVITTGVVNMRRFEQRPTERLILGELLDRRVRLVADDEEVTVLDVAIQQLPARRDWEIDRIFVRKGKSGALRRRGETLTVEWSAVTGFSLEEHGQGAENLVATFEQMRPADVANVLHHLTPKRRAEVASALDDDRLADVMEELPEDEQVEILGKLKEERAADVLEAMDPDDAADLLSELPEDDKERLLTLMRPDDAADVRRLLSYEENTAGGLMTTEPIVLRPDATVADALARVRQSDLSPALAAQVYVCRPPDETPTGKYLGTVHFQRLLRDPPFTLVSSIVDTGLAPLRPDASLPVVTSYLAAYNMVAVPVVDESGSLLGAVTVDDVLDHLLPDDWRETDFHSEGPGGPEDSERAEGALRGN
- a CDS encoding magnesium and cobalt transport protein CorA translates to MSMLPYLRAAVRPALRRSTPAQPGYDTTRDPSANSAVVDCAVYRDGRRDVRARGASCLTPREALREVREDGGFAWIGLHEPTEAEFAGIAAVFGLHPLAVEDAVHAHQRPKLERYDDTLFTVFKTIHYVEHAELTATSEVVETGEVMCFTGPDFVITVRHGGHGSLKGLRHRLQDDPALLAKGPSAVLHSLADHVVDGYIAVAAAVQDDIDEVESEVFAAPAKGAARGGDAGRIYQLKREVLEFKRAVSPLLRPMELLSERPMRLVEPDIQKYFRDVADHLARVHEQVVGFDELLNSILQANLAQATVAQNEDMRKITSWAAIIAVPTMICGVYGMNFEHMPELQWRYGYPMVMAAIAGTCFTIHRALRRHGWL
- a CDS encoding suppressor of fused domain protein; the protein is MAEILALVEARLRAALGEPDARAAVTFLGTDRFEVLRFTEGELVRYATLGMSAQPMTDPTAVVSDPVRGPRAELVLTVRGGLAPTDKLLRPLAVLAASPQVEGLVVTPGASLDVGEPLWDGAPFTSVLVAEPGGLVEDLALDDPMDPVSFFPLLPMTANEAAWKRVHGAAALQERWLARGTDLRDPLRTAVALD
- a CDS encoding DUF6758 family protein, giving the protein MRGEPSCPKCGGRVRAPGLFADSWQCAVHGTVHPLQPVIPPSVEGLGVVVNRAQVPVWMPWPLPVGWLFTGVASAGDDRSGGRATAVACSGPGPLGGIGELLLIAEELGVGLGARFAGLDAPDPGRYMNVSAPPHAKVVAAGRPTPLWHVTGVPEDRAVFAGEARGLWLWAIVWPEQSGLLMYDELVLTDLRDAGSEVELLPCGALSPRILSS